A single region of the Changchengzhania lutea genome encodes:
- a CDS encoding sigma-70 family RNA polymerase sigma factor: protein MRQLKITKQVTNRESKSLDKYLQDISRIPLITASEEVELAQRIREGDQQALDKLTTSNLRFVVSVAKQYQNQGLKLPDLINEGNAGLVKAAKRFDETRGFKFISYAVWWIRQAILQALAEQSRIVRLPLNKIGSINKINKAYSFLEQTHERPPSAQEIANNLDLSLKEVKQSMRISGRHVSMDAPFKEGETSNLYDVVKSSESPRPDKDLMQESLNVEVNRALDTLSEKEADVLKWYYGINRKRPMSLEAISENFDLTRERVRQIKEKALRRLRHTSKSKVLQTYLG, encoded by the coding sequence ATGCGCCAATTAAAAATTACGAAACAAGTTACCAATAGAGAATCCAAATCATTAGACAAATACCTCCAAGACATAAGTAGAATACCCTTAATAACGGCCAGCGAAGAAGTCGAATTGGCACAACGGATAAGAGAAGGAGACCAACAAGCTTTAGATAAACTTACCACCTCCAATTTACGTTTCGTAGTTTCTGTAGCAAAACAATATCAAAACCAAGGCTTAAAACTGCCAGATTTAATTAACGAAGGCAACGCTGGCTTAGTAAAAGCTGCGAAACGCTTTGATGAAACCAGAGGATTTAAATTTATATCCTATGCTGTTTGGTGGATTAGACAAGCAATTTTACAGGCACTTGCTGAACAATCTCGAATAGTTAGATTACCTTTGAACAAAATTGGTTCTATTAATAAAATTAATAAGGCCTATTCGTTCTTAGAGCAGACGCATGAAAGACCACCAAGTGCACAGGAAATTGCTAACAATTTAGACCTTAGTTTAAAGGAAGTTAAGCAATCTATGCGCATTTCGGGACGACACGTGTCCATGGACGCACCTTTTAAAGAAGGAGAAACGTCTAATTTATATGATGTTGTAAAGTCTAGTGAATCGCCCCGTCCAGATAAAGACCTTATGCAAGAATCGTTAAACGTAGAAGTTAACAGAGCATTAGACACCTTATCTGAAAAGGAAGCGGATGTATTAAAGTGGTATTACGGCATAAATAGAAAACGCCCGATGAGCCTGGAAGCGATTAGTGAAAATTTCGATTTGACTAGAGAGCGTGTAAGACAAATTAAAGAAAAAGCATTACGGCGCTTACGTCATACCTCAAAAAGTAAAGTATTACAAACTTATTTAGGATAG
- a CDS encoding DUF2797 domain-containing protein — protein sequence MTYHGVLTKMQTEFSQPIQYYLVFENDFLNMNQLLDKTVSIRFVKFQCLNCGLDKPIYRQGFCKSCFFEIPQAADWIMRPELSTAHLDKEDRDLDYEKKVQLQPHIVYLANSSNVKVGVTRKSQIPTRWIDQGAHEAIEIVEVPNRYLAGITELALKDHVADKTNWRTMLKNDIADEDLVVWRERLMPYIPDEAKVYFIANNSETHLEFPVHKYPEKPKSLNLKKELNYTGKLTGIKGQYLIFEDNTVFNIRANEGLVVDISIT from the coding sequence ATGACCTACCATGGTGTTTTAACAAAAATGCAAACCGAGTTTTCGCAGCCCATTCAATACTATTTAGTATTTGAAAATGATTTTCTGAATATGAATCAGTTACTGGATAAAACGGTCAGTATTCGGTTTGTTAAATTTCAATGTTTAAACTGCGGATTGGACAAACCTATTTACAGACAAGGGTTTTGCAAAAGTTGTTTTTTTGAAATCCCTCAGGCTGCCGATTGGATCATGCGACCTGAATTAAGCACGGCACATCTAGACAAAGAGGATCGTGATCTGGACTATGAAAAGAAAGTGCAATTGCAACCGCATATCGTGTATTTAGCAAATTCCAGCAATGTGAAAGTGGGCGTGACCAGAAAAAGCCAAATCCCAACACGTTGGATTGACCAAGGGGCACATGAGGCTATTGAAATTGTTGAAGTGCCAAATCGGTATTTAGCGGGTATTACTGAATTGGCTCTAAAGGATCATGTTGCCGATAAAACCAATTGGCGTACCATGCTTAAAAATGATATTGCTGACGAAGATTTGGTAGTATGGCGCGAGCGTTTAATGCCCTATATCCCTGATGAGGCTAAAGTCTACTTTATTGCGAACAATTCAGAAACGCATCTAGAATTCCCCGTGCATAAGTATCCAGAAAAACCCAAAAGTCTGAACCTGAAAAAGGAGTTGAACTACACTGGAAAACTGACAGGTATTAAAGGACAGTATCTTATTTTTGAAGACAATACGGTTTTTAATATTCGCGCCAACGAAGGTTTGGTCGTCGATATTTCCATAACATAA
- the rpsU gene encoding 30S ribosomal protein S21, translated as MIKIIIKDGENIDRALKRYKRKHRNVKIMQNIRESQFFTKPSIKRRREIQKAEYIQNIRDQEDI; from the coding sequence ATGATTAAAATTATTATAAAAGACGGCGAAAATATAGACCGTGCTTTAAAACGTTACAAACGTAAACACCGTAACGTAAAAATTATGCAAAACATAAGAGAATCTCAATTTTTCACAAAGCCGTCTATAAAAAGACGTAGAGAAATTCAGAAAGCTGAATATATTCAAAATATAAGAGATCAAGAAGATATTTAA